The proteins below are encoded in one region of Oncorhynchus masou masou isolate Uvic2021 chromosome 15, UVic_Omas_1.1, whole genome shotgun sequence:
- the LOC135555255 gene encoding aldehyde dehydrogenase family 3 member B1-like produces the protein MASQSEVIDRLRATFRSGVTFPEQFRMTQLQNLLSLVEENEQLIQDALHKDLHKPKFESVLSEIQITLNDLYFAMENLRTWMQPEYNIGKNLATRMDDCFIRREPLGVVLIIGAWNYPLHLILLPLVAAIAAGNCAILKPSEICQATEQLLAELIPKYLSQDCYAVLCGGAEDTKSLLKNKFDHIFYTGSQVVARSILLAAAPHLTPVTLELGGKSPCFIYGHIDIHKAAKRLCWSKFFNTGQSCVAPDYVLCTAQTRDALLPALRETLRTFYGPDPGASLDMGRIVTPRHWRRLMDMLEKSKGKVVIGGESREEDRYIAPTVLVDVQESDALMQEEIFGPILPILTIESLEEGIDYINRQEKPLALYVFSDETSVVTTVLNNTSSGGFCGNDGIVHMALPGLPFGGVGASGMGSYHGRWGFETFSHRRGCMNRSWLLERVNVLRYPPYSDYNLGWLRWATTFKKNSWGGCSVM, from the exons ATGGCCAGCCAGAGCGAGGTGATTGACAGGTTGAGGGCTACGTTCAGGTCAGGTGTGACCTTTCCAGAGCAGTTCCGTATGACCCAGCTCCAGAACCTTCTCTCCCTAGTCGAAGAAAACGAGCAGCTGATACAAGATGCTCTCCACAAGGACCTCCATAAG cccAAGTTTGAGTCGGTCCTGTCAGAGATTCAGATAACCCTGAATGACCTGTACTTCGCCATGGAAAACCTCAGGACCTGGATGCAGCCGGAATACAACATTGGCAAGAATCTG GCCACAAGGATGGATGACTGTTTCATACGCAGGGAACCCTTGGGGGTAGTTTTAATCATCGGGGCATGGAACTACCCTCTACATCTTATTCTCTTACCTTTGGTTGCTGCAATTGCTGCAG GAAACTGTGCCATTCTGAAGCCGTCAGAGATCTGTCAGGCCACCGAGCAACTCCTGGCAGAACTCATCCCCAAATACCTGTCTCAG GACTGCTATGCAGTACTATGTGGTGGAGCAGAGGACACCAAGTCATTGCTGAAGAATAAATTTGACCACATCTTCTACACAG gTTCCCAGGTGGTGGCCCGTTCCATCCTGCTAGCGGCGGCACCTCACCTGACCCCCGTCACCCTGGAGCTGGGTGGCAAGAGCCCCTGCTTCATCTACGGCCATATTGACATCCATAAGGCCGCCAAGCGCCTGTGCTGGTCCAAGTTCTTCAACACTGGCCAGAGCTGTGTGGCACCCGACTACGTCCTCTGCACAGCCCAGACCCGGGACGCCCTACTGCCCGCTCTCCGGGAGACCCTGCGGACCTTCTACGGGCCGGACCCCGGAGCGAGCCTGGACATGGGGCGCATAGTCACCCCACGCCACTGGAGACGCCTGATGGACATGCTGGAGAAGTCCAAGGGGAAGGTGGTGATCGGAGGGGAGAGCCGTGAGGAGGACAGGTATATTG ctcccacAGTGTTGGTGGACGTGCAGGAGTCTGATGCTCTAATGCAGGAGGAGATCTTTGGCCCCATCCTGCCCATCCTAACCATAGAGTCTCTGGAGGAGGGCATAGACTACATCAACCGCCAAGAGAAACCCCTGGCCCTCTACGTCTTCTCTGACGAGACCTCG gtggtGACCACAGTGTTGAACAACACCAGTAGTGGTGGTTTCTGCGGCAATGATGGTATAGTACACATGGCCTTGCCAGGCCTGCCCTTTGGAGGAGTAG gTGCCAGTGGGATGGGTAGCTACCACGGCCGCTGGGGCTTTGAGACATTCAGCCACAGGCGGGGCTGTATGAACCGGAGCTGGTTACTGGAGAGGGTCAACGTCCTGCGCTACCCGCCCTACAGCGACTACAACCTGGGCTGGTTGCGCTGGGCCACCACCTTCAAGAAGAACAGCTGGGGAGGCTGCTCAGTCATGTGA